A window of the Henckelia pumila isolate YLH828 chromosome 3, ASM3356847v2, whole genome shotgun sequence genome harbors these coding sequences:
- the LOC140888417 gene encoding uncharacterized protein, producing MDTPYTSAILPPILDGTNYGPRKLKMSMYIQSIESRAWQRVLDGWTPPMRDDDVPGPKPRAQWTSDENTAAIYNAKALNAMFFSVDMNMFNLIGTCICARDAWEKLQTHCEGSASVKKTRMRLITSKFEKLRMEESETIMKYNGRLKSLENEASVLGDPISNERLVSKVLRSVPKRFHTKVCAIDESKDTSIMSLDELISSLRTYEIELKAKDDSKVQQEVKEYDLEENSIALMSKKFIDYLKVMKEKKDVKCSQPSKFPKLPTSEKPQKPANTRGPRQRYEGNVRDMDTMYMSVPIAFVKINSHGVGSGVATLGRNTVQKSVCFVASNLDNSSDHEEQVADAYTLEGIQKLYEELYCDWIKRNQLNTTLTKENTELKAVVARLEFLMSKKDLELELLNSELERAKTTLAKFNFSSSKLESLLTMVFVKEGSDSLSHPSTASKGKKPIVEKTVPIPKSKQWKRPFEFKQVLSPVLPNIKRNTGRNEPKVKKVWAQKSDVKSFVIYTSLKANIAGNWYFDSGSSRHMTSLKDHLIDYTEHNGERVTYGGGAKERIVGK from the exons ATGGATACTCCATACACAAGTGCTATCCTTCCACCTATTTTGGATGGGACAAATTATGGCCCTCGAAAATTGAAGATGAGCATGTATATTCAATCCATTGAGTCCAGAGCATGGCAACGTGTTCTTGACGGTTGGACACCACCAATGAGAGATGATGATGTGCCTGGTCCAAAGCCAAGAGCACAATGGACATCCGATGAAAACACTGCGGCTATTTATAATGCCAAAGCTCTTAATGCAATGTTTTTTTCAGTTGACATGAATatgtttaatctaattggtactTGTATTTGTGCAAGAGATGCTTGGGAGAAACTACAAACCCACTGTGAAGGCTCGGCAAGTGTTAAGAAGACAAGGATGCGTctcataacttcaaaatttgagaaattaagAATGGAAGAATCAGAGACCATCATGAAATATAATGGAAGATTGAAGAGCCTTGAAAATGAAGCATCTGTTCTTGGTGATCCTATTTCGAACGAGAGACTTGTATCCAAAGTGCTTCGTTCTGTTCCCAAAAGATTTCACACCAAGGTTTGTGCTATAGATGAATCCaaagatacatctataatgAGTTTGGATGAGTTAATTAGTTCTCTTCGCACATATGAGATAGAGTTGAAAGCCAAAGATGACTcaaaag ttcaacaggaagtaaAAGAATATGATCTTGAAGAAAATTCAATTGCCTTGATGTCAAAGAAATTCATTGATTATCTCaaggtaatgaaagaaaagaaggatgTGAAATGTTCACAACCTTCGAAATTTCCTAAATTGCCTACTTCAGAGAAGCCTCAAAAGCCAGCTAATACTCGAGGACCTcgtcaaaggtatgaag GGAATGTAAGGGATATGGACACTATGTATATGAGTGTGCCAATCGCCTTCGTAAAG attaatTCTCATGGTGTtggctccggtgttgcaacacttGGACGCAACACAGTTCAAAAATCTGTTTGTTTTGTTGCTTCTAACCTTGATAATTCCAGTGATCATGAAGAACAAGTAGCTGATGCTTATACTCTGGAAGGTATTCAAAAACTCTATGAAGAGTTGTACTGTGATTGGATCAAGAGGAATCAGTTGAACACAACCCTTACAAAAGAGAATACTGAATTGAAAGCTGTTGTGGCTAGATTGGAGTTTCTCATGAGTAAGAAAGATCTGGAATTAGAGTTGCTGAATTCGGAACTTGAAAGAGCGAAAACAACACTTGCTAAATTTAATTTCAGTTCAAGTAAACTTGAATCTCTTTTGACTATGG tgtttgtgaaggaaggtaGTGATTCCTTGAGCCATCCTTCAACCGCTTCTAAAGGTAAGAAACCCATAGTGGAGAAAACTGTTCCTATTCCAAAGTCAAAACAATGGAAGCGTCCtttt GAATTTAAGCAGGTGTTGTCTCCCGTGTTGCCCAACATCAAGCGTAACACTGGCAGAAACGAACCCAAAGTGAAGAAAGTATGGGCACAAAAATCTGATGTTaaaagttttgttatttatacatCCTTAAAAGCTAACATTGCAGGTaattggtactttgatagtggaagctctCGGCATATGACAAgtttgaaagatcacctcaTAGACTACACTGAACATAATGGTGAAAGAGTGACCTATGGAGGTGGTGCAAAGGAAAGAATTGTTGGCAAATGA